A part of Aspergillus flavus chromosome 5, complete sequence genomic DNA contains:
- a CDS encoding putative polyamine transporter — MSHGLVEKASKETVSATSGGYLAPFPPRTVDLESQRRPSTLHDSVELERINTSRLQQQLTVGSNRSRIPREQWLPMGAGKDYPPPLPDAEEYVVEFEGSDDPMHPQNWPMRRRVLIGSLLTFCALITAYVSAIFATASEGVMKEFGFGKEVAALGTTLYVLGFSAGPTIWAPASELIGRRWPMLVGMFGFDIFTIACATAKDTQTIMLTRFFAGFCAASVIALVPASLSDLFNNHHRGVAIAVYTMSVFTGPFTAPFIGGFTAESYLGWRWTFYIPAFVGFFSLILMALFAQETYAPVVLMQKAAILRRQTRNWGIHARQDEHEIDFRELVTKNLARPFLILFTEPIAFLLTLYMSFIYGLAYALLSAYPIVFQGTYGMTGGVSGLPFIGLIIGEIAGSSFVLSLQKSYSRKLEANSNVPVPEWRLPPCIVGGVAFAGGLFWFGWTGWNPSIHWMAPTAAGVLVGFGITSIFMQGFNYLLDSYLNFAASAFAANTMMRSMVGACFPLFTRQMFNNLGIQWAGTLLGCIAVVMIPIPVLFLVFGPRLRQRSRLAPAMGVKQA, encoded by the exons ATGAGTCACGGCCTTGTGGAAAAGGCTTCGAAGGAGACGGTCAGCGCGACCTCTGGGGGGTATCTGGCTCCCTTTCCGCCTCGAACTGTCGACCTCGAGTCGCAGCGCCGTCCTAGTACCCTCCATGATAGTGTCGAGCTCGAGCGTATCAACACATCTCGTCTACAGCAGCAACTTACCGTTGGATCGAATCGAAGCCGCATACCTCGAGAGCAATGGCTGCCGATGGGAGCAGGAAAAGACTATCCTCCTCCGCTACCGGACGCTGAGGAATACGTGGTCGAGTTCGAAGGATCGGACGACCCTATGCATCCCCAGAACTGGCCTATGAGAAGGCG GGTTCTTATAGGGTCGCTCTTGACGTTCTGTGCACTTATCACGGCGTATGTTAGTGCTATTTTCGCCACGGCCTCGGAGGGTGTTATGAAGGAGTTCGGATTCGGCAAAGAAGTGGCTGCGTTGGGTACAACGCTATATGTGCTGGGGTTCTCTGCCGGGCCGACGATATGGGCGCCGGCGTCTGAGTTGATCGGACGACGATGGCCCATGTTGGTTGGCATGTTCGGATTCGATATCTTCACGATCGCCTGCGCGACGGCGAAAGACACGCAAACGATCATGTTGACACGCTTCTTCGCGGGGTTTTGCGCCGCTAGTGTCATCGCTCTTGTTCCGGCCAGTCTGTCGGACCTGTTCAATAACCATCATCGAGGTGTCGCGATCGCTGTGTATACGATGTCTGTGTTTACCGGTCCTTTCACCGCACCTTTCATCGGCGGGTTCACTGCAGAGAGCTATTTAGGCTGGCGGTGGACGTTCTATATACCGGCCTTTGTCGGGTTCTTTAGCTTGATCTTGATGGCGCTGTTTGCACAGGAGACGTACGCACCCGTTGTATTAATGCAAAAAGCAGCCATCCTGCGCCGTCAAACCAGGAACTGGGGTATCCACGCACGGCAGGATGAACACGAGATCGATTTCCGGGAGCTGGTGACCAAGAACCTTGCGCGGCCTTTCCTGATCTTGTTCACCGAGCCCATCGCCTTCCTTCTGACCTTGTACATGTCCTTCATTTATGGACTGGCTTATGCGCTGCTGTCGGCCTACCCAATTGTCTTCCAAGGCACCTATGGCATGACCGGTGGTGTGAGCGGATTACCATTCATAGGATTGATTATTGGCGAAATAGCGGGCAGTAGTttcgttctttctcttcagaAATCGTACTCGCGCAAGTTGGAGGCCAATAGTAATGTGCCCGTACCTGAATGGCGCTTACCCCCTTGCATCGTGGGTGGTGTTGCATTTGCAGGAGGGCTCTTCTG GTTTGGCTGGACAGGCTGGAATCCATCGATTCATTGGATGGCTCCCACGGCGGCTGGAGTGCTGGTCGGATTCGGCATCACGTCGATATTCATGCAAGGATTCAATTACCTACTGGATTCGTATCTCAATTT CGCGGCATCGGCGTTCGCAGCGAACACCATGATGCGATCCATGGTGGGAGCCTGTTTCCCACTTTTCACGCGCCAGATGTTCAACAACTTGGGCATTCAATGGGCCGGCACTCTGCTCGGGTGTATCGCCGTAGTGATGATTCCGATCCCGGTGCTTTTCCTCGTATTCGGGCCTCGACTACGTCAGAGGAGCCGGTTGGCACCAGCCATGGGGGTAAAACAGGCGTAG
- a CDS encoding putative cytochrome P450 (cytochrome P450 monooxygenase): MDSGFIRDNIPAIASIAVLVYVLSVVYRSQRSHLSYLPGPWYTKFTDLPLRYKVVTGQRPRYVHALHDKYGPVVRIGPDEVDVSDISGAREIHRIGSGFLKSPWYSLLNRKDTQSIFTTTDPKFHNAHRRLLSSPMSELSLKSMEPLIDARVRLTIQKMQEEMKTRGVADVYKWWFFMATDIIGEITFGESFRMLEKGKVGDSLLRPDAKNQYVKDIEMISVIGGIRASFPILVKLATLLPLPIFKEVNASGNRVFGYATESINRYKRLLAENPENPKPTVFTKLYNAGEEGLPDNEIRDDAQSFIVAGSDTTANTLTYLVWAVCRDPQIKKKLVDELAEIRDDFTDEDLRSLPYLNQVINEALRLYPAVPSALPRSVPPKGTTMGGHWIPGGSTVSTQLYSLHRDPVAYPDPEKFEPSRWASPTKLMKDAFMPFGAGSRNCIGLHLAKIELRLATGYFFRYFPNAKLSSKYDFNDNDMEQMLFFLMSPKGKRCLLEV, encoded by the exons ATGGATTCCGGGTTTATTCGCGACAATATCCCGGCCATCGCATCGATCGCTGTGTTGGTATACGTTCTCTCG GTCGTATACCGGTCGCAGAGAAGTCACCTAAGCTACCTACCCGGTCCCTGGTATACCAAGTTTACCGACCTCCCTCTCCGATACAAAGTCGTCACCGGCCAGCGGCCCCGATATGTCCACGCTCTGCATGATAAATATG GCCCCGTGGTACGAATTGGACCCGACGAAGTCGATGTTTCCGATATTAGCGGCGCACGCGAAATCCATCGCATTGGAAGTGGTTTCCTCAAATCCCCTTGGTATTCCCTCTTGAACCGCAAGGATACACAGAGTATCTTTACGACCACCGACCCGAAGTTTCACAATGCCCATCGTCGACTCCTCTCATCCCCTATGTCTGAACTTTCACTCAAGTCGATGGAGCCGTTGATCGACGCTCGAGTACGCCTTACTATCCAGAAAATGCAAGAGGAGATGAAGACTCGTGGCGTGGCAGACGTCTATAAATGGTGGTTTTTCATGGCTACGGATATCATTGGTGAAATTACCTTTGGAGAATCCTTCCGCATGttagaaaagggaaaggttGGTGACTCTTTGCTTCGCCCGGATGCT AAAAACCAATATGTGAAAGACATCGAAATGATCTCGGTTATTGGTGGTATTCGTGCAAGTTTCCCTATCCTCGTCAAGCTGGCGACGCTACTCCCTCTCCCCATCTTCAAGGAGGTCAATGCAAGTGGAAACCGTGTGTTCGGATATGCGACAGAATCTATTAATCGGTACAAACGTCTTTTGGCCGAGAACCCGGAGAACCCCAAACCGACTGTGTTCACCAAACTGTACAATGCGGGTGAGGAAGGTCTGCCGGATAATGAAATCCGAGACGATGCGCAAAGTTTCATCGTGGCCGGTAGCGACACCACTGCCAACACTCTGACCTACCTGGTCTGGGCCGTATGCCGGGATCCTCAGATTAAGAAGAAGTTGGTCGACGAACTGGCAGAGATCCGGGATGATTTCACGGACGAGGACCTGCGATCACTGCCCTACTTGAACCAGGTAATCAACGAGGCTCTCCGTCTCTACCCTGCTGTTCCTTCAGCTTTGCCACGCAGTGTACCACCGAAGGGAACGACGATGGGAGGCCACTGGATACCTGGAGGCTCTACTGTGAGCACGCAGCTGTATAGTTTGCATCGTGACCCGGTTGCTTACCCTGACCCGGAGAA ATTCGAACCGTCCCGGTGGGCCTCACCTACAAAGCTAATGAAAGACGCATTCATGCCATTTGGGGCCGGATCACGCA ATTGTATTGGACTCCACCTCGCGAAGATCGAGCTGCGACTCGCCACCGGCTACTTCTTCCGCTACTTCCCCAATGCTAAACTTTCCAGCAAGTACGATTTCAACGATAACGACATGGAACagatgttgttcttcttaATGTCGCCGAAAGGCAAGCGGTGCCTCCTGGAAGTGTGA
- a CDS encoding putative mono and diacylglycerol lipase precursor (unnamed protein product) gives MRFLSGFVSVLSSVALLGYAYPTAIDVRDIPTTQLEDFKFWVQYAAATYCPNNYVAKDGEKLNCSVGNCPDVEAAGSTVKLSFSDDTITDTAGFVAVDNTNKAIVVAFRGSYSIRNWVTDATFPQTDPGLCDGCKAELGFWTAWKVVRDRIIKTLDELKPEHSDYKIVVVGHSLGAAIASLAAADLRTKNYDAILYAYAAPRVANKPLAEFITNQGNNYRFTHNDDPVPKLPLLTMGYVHISPEYYITAPDNTTVTDNQVTVLDGYVNFKGNTGTSGGLPDLLAFHSHVWYFIHADACKGPGLPLR, from the exons ATGCGCTTCCTCTCCGGCTTCGTTTCTGTTCTGTCCTCAGTGGCCCTGTTGGGTTACGCTTACCCAACGGCAATTGATGTTAGAG ACATCCCTACTACCCAGCTCGAAGACTTCAAGTTCTGGGTGCAATATGCGGCTGCCACCTACTGCCCCAATAACTACGTTGCCAAAGACGGCGAAAAGCTGAATTGCTCTGTGGGCAACTGCCCTGATGTCGAGGCGGCCGGTTCTACTGTCAAGCTCAGCTTCTCCGA TGATACCATCACCGACACTGCCGGCTTCGTGGCCGTAGACAACACCAACAAGGCCATCGTCGTCGCTTTCCGTGGCTCCTACTCTATCCGCAACTGGGTCACCGACGCAACCTTCCCCCAAACCGACCCAGGACTGTGCGACGGCTGCAAGGCCGAACTGGGCTTCTGGACCGCCTGGAAGGTCGTCCGCGACCGCATCATCAAGACCCTGGATGAGCTGAAGCCCGAACACAGCGACTACAAGATCGTTGTCGTGGGCCACAGTCTCGGCGCCGCCATCGCCTCGCTCGCAGCTGCGGACCTGCGCACGAAGAATTACGACGCGATCCTGTACGCCTACGCCGCGCCGCGTGTGGCCAACAAGCCTCTGGCCGAGTTCATCACCAACCAGGGCAACAACTACCGCTTCACTCACAATGACGACCCCGTGCCCAAGCTGCCGCTCTTGACTATGGGCTACGTGCACATCAGCCCTGAATACTATATCACCGCGCCGGACAACACTACCGTCACCGACAACCAAGTCACCGTTCTCGATGGATACGTGAACTTCAAGGGAAACACCGGCACGAGCGGCGGACTGCCTGACCTCCTTGCGTTCCACTCGCATGTCTGGTACTTTATCCACGCCGATGCCTGCAAGGGTCCTGGATTGCCATTGCGCTAA
- a CDS encoding putative Rho guanyl nucleotide exchange factor: MAHYQNGQPPYGQSGNSAQPSRYDLYTSASSNSQHNPTLRRMPSYSIGDDAGLFAPSHSHNPRPTDASARYSEWGAGDSQGGYSNDGQEYAEHPRYAHLPSATSSQIPRSRASSQSSYQYQYTSSIASPTQTAYNPQQYAVPSTPSQLNYNPLAYSSASSSSAPGYQPYNPAAYQTTTVAGYSSAGVQRHPSVGYAQAPPTPLSYAPPVPSLPPPPPPRGPDHPYGSRLSPQYSSSTSPGTPYGLAPTASSYNLASPSTPSATYVSSFTGMGSAQSRPYSSGSYGPSSPRRSESAAAASHEDQPPEPPAHASSGDDPYGKRLSLTRPGSGRSLPTPPIYPPQPPVSPQRTDTLTRHPQSRPLPGPPVDAEDDSAPLTNGGSLHGRPDGRAGYDDLLREVEAAVLDAGDRSSLRSLRLEAQNSNNGGDGLRLSPDEKHTHTNGNMATGTGQYVNYDAYSDDSDAEAAAGLAMLQMADEEDRMRAERLQERERRETNASIISAYASQQQAEAGDEAVRYGGNLRGQSQYEETDVSADEYADAVDHGRLAPTSGSLRSSNMSAEDRGQYSDEYEYPPMTQDAEYPFELVPSYARVDAAGTGGLSEPSAYGRRMSFDYGDEGTLSPVRRSHQSGSDDSDRGEEPGDLFFHPGMRPLPPAPVEPANRADLIPHLMPAGTYRHQEQEDWQSATQYTPSYYPVSADSYGPTVPSPSSQVPRSTSLSSHPIGPRTDPPIRSKTDADRAKYKQQHELHRQSGSPKVASPQAAAAMTLDLPTIPAGRRKKFNPTKLSTEQFRRCAEPWALSAILEWIRELSEEETDLKEHTIVDAIVALFTHKVPTMNIADAETLAARVVQNMLAEEALIKEEEWVKFGNGSLSGVLFQITGTGCYSSRLHEQETEVFGRCYSHHCMRTLKKVNLRTQVMAQQKKAEDWVTFYKVPKELWETYPKKEIDRQNNLHEIVTTEDSFIGQLDILRELYRDQLASMQPSIIPPKRANKFLKDVFGKVDLVKKVNEDHLLAQLKYRQKEQGPFIAGFSDIFRQWIRKAKAVYIDYAATFPHANYLVRSEAERNIQFRQFLEQAQSHKLSNRLSWDTYLKAPITRIQRYTLLLATVHKNMLKDSEEKANLAQAIEEIKLVALECDNKVGETSKKVSLMELSAKLQLRPEMKREVELNLEHLGREIVHQGILQRPGTRTRFLQETHAILFDHYLVLAKPVPKYKVFDVSKLPIPMDLLVVESTNEDPVVKSSVRGVATVTQPQAVATRAVDGNGANAAGAAAGKTIVPTTVLESSTDNKILYPFKIKHLGKNGTYTLYASSAQSRQDWCEKIIEAKTKHAAALFAQNAEPFRLRVLADTAFASSDYSPPPKSVIIEGTPLDRAIKDVEHRFGDLKRPAPVCRASVHSATVFQQPPGRMMCAIGTDNGVYISEYNDPRGWVRAIQIPRVTQIAVFEEFNVFLLIADKSLIAYHLDVVCPPSGVPTPTTSDSARRAPQKISGSREVGFFAAGHMKDRTLVMYKKRDGLSSTFKIMEPVLQKSSTSKSRFFSRRSQTEFFRDYDEFYIPAESYGINMFHSSLAISTQRGIEILTLDKKQTWSVPDFRSEAPEAQAQLTSIAARITNLRPLGMFRLSDSEFLVVYAECAVYVNKHGDVSRSVVMEFVGRAHTACLYGKFLILFNEDFVEVRNAMNGRLRQVIPGHGVVCLDDGSSMPGSGANSIPTTTGGTVNLSSGLSNGVALANNGRTVKICMQHPEYERNQIILELIENEGQKD, from the exons ATGGCTCACTATCAAAATGGCCAGCCACCATATGGTCAGTCTGGTAATTCCGCACAGCCTTCCCGCTACGACCTGTATACCTCCGCCTCCTCTAACTCGCAGCATAATCCGACACTCCGGAGGATGCCGAGCTACAGTATAGGGGACGATGCGGGTCTCTTTGCGCCGTCTCACTCTCATAACCCACGACCGACAGACGCAAGCGCTCGTTACTCAGAGTGGGGTGCTGGGGACTCCCAAGGGGGTTACAGCAATGACGGACAGGAGTACGCAGAGCATCCCAGATATGCACACCTCCCCTCGGCAACCTCATCCCAAATCCCTCGTAGTCGCGCTTCCTCGCAATCCAGTTACCAGTACCAGTATACCTCTTCCATTGCCTCGCCGACCCAGACGGCGTACAACCCCCAGCAATACGCCGTCCCTTCCACGCCGTCGCAATTAAATTACAATCCCTTGGCATACTCTAGTGCAAGCAGCAGCTCAGCCCCAGGATATCAACCGTACAATCCAGCCGCTTACCAAACTACCACCGTCGCTGGCTACAGCTCGGCTGGTGTCCAGCGACACCCGAGTGTCGGCTACGCGCAAGCACCTCCGACACCGCTTTCCTATGCACCACCCGTCCCCTCActaccgccgccgccacccCCGCGAGGTCCGGATCATCCGTATGGAAGTCGTTTGTCGCCCCAGTATAGCAGCAGTACTTCTCCCGGGACACCTTACGGGTTGGCTCCAACGGCCTCATCCTACAACCTTGCCTCCCCTTCCACCCCCAGCGCAACCTATGTGTCATCGTTCACCGGCATGGGTTCAGCGCAGTCTCGCCCCTACTCCAGTGGATCCTATGGACCGTCCTCTCCTCGCCGATCCGAGTCCGCTGCCGCCGCATCGCATGAGGATCAGCCTCCGGAGCCTCCCGCCCATGCGTCGTCAGGCGACGACCCGTACGGGAAACGACTCAGCTTGACTCGTCCCGGGTCTGGGCGATCTCTGCCAACCCCGCCGATCTACCCCCCTCAGCCTCCAGTATCACCGCAGAGAACAGATACCTTGACTCGACATCCCCAGTCGCGCCCGCTACCTGGCCCACCAGTTGACGCAGAGGACGATTCTGCCCCATTGACGAACGGAGGGAGTTTGCATGGCAGACCGGATGGGAGAGCTGGCTATGATGACCTGTTGAGAGAAGTCGAGGCGGCGGTGTTAGACGCTGGGGACCGAAGTAGTCTACGATCATTGCGTTTGGAGGCGCAGAATTCCAACAACGGAGGGGATGGACTGCGTCTCTCGCCTGATGAGAAGCATACGCACACCAATGGGAACATGGCAACTGGGACAGGGCAGTATGTCAATTATGATGCTTATAGCGACGATAGCGATGCCGAAGCGGCCGCAGGTCTCGCGATGTTGCAGATggccgacgaggaagacaGGATGCGGGCCGAGCGTCTGCAGGAGCGCGAACGACGCGAGACAAATGCGTCCATCATCAGTGCATATGCCAGTCAACAACAGGCAGAAGCGGGTGATGAGGCAGTGCGGTACGGTGGAAACCTTCGGGGACAGAGCCAGTACGAGGAGACAGACGTATCTGCAGACGAGTACGCTGATGCAGTGGACCATGGCCGACTGGCGCCCACCTCCGGCTCGTTAAGGAGCTCGAACATGTCCGCTGAGGATCGTGGGCAATATTCGGACGAGTACGAATATCCTCCTATGACCCAGGACGCTGAATATCCGTTTGAACTGGTGCCGTCCTATGCGCGCGTTGATGCCGCCGGCACAGGTGGGCTGTCCGAGCCGAGTGCCTATGGACGGCGGATGAGCTTCGACTATGGGGACGAGGGAACATTATCACCAGTGCGTCGTTCCCATCAGTCAGGCAGCGACGATTCAGACAGGGGAGAAGAGCCCGGAGACCTCTTTTTCCATCCGGGCATGCGGCCCTTACCGCCAGCGCCGGTGGAACCCGCGAACAGAGCTGATTTGATCCCGCATTTGATGCCGGCGGGGACGTACCGGCATCAAGAGCAGGAAGATTGGCAGAGTGCTACTCAGTATACACCCTCTTACTACCCTGTTTCTGCTGACTCGTACGGGCCGACCGTGCCTAGCCCCTCATCTCAAGTCCCACGGTCGACCTCTTTATCGAGTCACCCGATTGGACCTCGTACTGACCCCCCTATCAGATCCAAGACCGATGCAGACCGGGCCAAGTACAAGCAACAGCACGAGCTGCACCGCCAGTCGGGGTCACCGAAGGTGGCGTCCCCACAGGCCGCGGCAGCTATGACCCTGGATCTGCCCACGATTCCCGCCGGGCGCCGCAAGAAGTTCAACCCCACCAAACTTTCCACCGAGCAGTTCCGTCGTTGTGCGGAACCGTGGGCGCTGAGTGCCATTCTCGAATGGATTCGGGAGCtgagtgaggaagagacCGACCTCAAGGAGCACACGATAGTCGACGCCATTGTTGCCTTGTTCACTCATAAGGTGCCGACGATGAACATTGCCGACGCAGAAACACTAGCCGCCCGTGTCGTGCAGAACATGCTGGCGGAGGAGGCCCTGATCAAAGAGGAGGAATGGGTTAAGTTCGGCAATGGGTCTTTGTCGGGTGTTTTGTTCCAGATCACCGGCACAGGATGCTATTCATCTCGGTTGCACGAGCAGGAAACAGAGGTATTTGGACGCTGCTACTCTCATCACTGTATGCGAACGTTGAAGAAAGTGAACCTGCGGACCCAAGTGATGGcgcaacagaagaaggccgaagatTGGGTGACCTTCTACAAGGTCCCGAAGGAGCTGTGGGAAACGTATCcgaagaaggagattgaCCGCCAGAATAATCTCCACGAAATCGTGACCACAGAGGACTCCTTTATTGGGCAATTGGATATTCTGCGCGAATTGTACCGGGATCAGCTCGCGAGTATGCAGCCAAGCATCATCCCTCCGAAACGCGCCAACAAGTTCTTGAAAGATGTTTTTGGCAAAGTCgatttggtgaagaaggttAATGAGGATCATCTCTTGGCCCAGCTGAAGTATCGCCAGAAAGAACAGGGTCCCTTCATCGCTGGGTTCAGTGATATCTTCCGCCAATGGATCCGGAAAGCCAAAGCTGTTTATATTGACTACGCAGCAACGTTTCCTCATGCAAACTATCTTGTTAGGAGTGAAGCAGAGAGGAACATCCAATTCCGGCAATTCCTTGAGCAAGCCCAGAGTCACAAGTTGTCAAACCGTCTGAGTTGGGACACCTACCTTAAAGCCCCTATCACCCGAATTCAGCGATATACTCTGTTGCTCGCCACGGTGCACAAGAATATGCTTAAGGATAGCgaggaaaaagcaaatctGGCGCAAGCGATTGAGGAGATTAAGCTGGTTGCCTTGGAATGTGACAACAAGGTGGGTGAAACAAGCAAGAAGGTTAGTCTCATGGAACTGTCCGCCAAGCTGCAGCTCCGCCCAGAGATGAAGAGAGAAGTTGAACTTAATCTGGAACATCTGGGGCGTGAAATTGTCCACCAAGGGATACTGCAACGGCCAGGAACCCGAACTCGTTTCTTGCAGGAGACTCATGCCATTCTCTTTGACCATTATCTGGTGCTGGCCAAACCGGTTCCCAAATACAAGGTCTTCGACGTGTCGAAACTGCCTATACCCATGGATCTTTTAGTTGTGGAAAGTACCAATGAAGATCCTGTCGTCAAATCCTCGGTCAGAGGCGTCGCGACTGTGACCCAGCCCCAGGCCGTGGCCACCCGCGCTGTAGATGGCAATGGCGCTAACGCTGCTGGTGCAGCGGCGGGCAAGACGATTGTTCCCACCACAGTCCTTGAGAGTTCCACAGATAACAAAATCCTTTATCCTTTCAAGATCAAACATCTGGGGAAGAACGGCACTTACACACTCTATGCCTCCTCTGCTCAGTCCCGACAGGATTGGTGCGAGAAGATAATTGAGGCGAAAACGAAACATGCTGCAGCCCTGTTTGCGCAGAATGCGGAGCCTTTCAGACTTCGCGTGCTTGCAGATACTGCCTTCGCTTCTTCAGACTATTCGCCGCCTCCCAAGAGCGTTATCATCGAAGGGACACCTCTGGATCGTGCAATTAAAGATGTTGAGCATCGATTTGGTGACCTTAAGAGACCGGCACCCGTCTGTCGGGCCAGCGTTCACTCTGCCACTGTCTTTCAACAGCCTCCTGGCCGTATGATGTGTGCCATTGGAACTGATAACGGGGTTTATATCTCCGAATACAATGATCCTCGTGGCTGGGTTCGG GCAATCCAAATTCCCCGGGTGACCCAGATCGCCGtttttgaagaattcaaTGTATTCCTACTCATTGCCGACAAATCCTTGATTGCTTACCATCTGGACGTTGTGTGCCCACCAAGTGGCGTCCCTACCCCAACTACGAGTGACTCTGCTCGCCGAGCACCACAGAAAATATCAGGAAGTCGTGAAGTGGGCTTCTTCGCTGCAGGACACATGAAGGATCGCACATTGGTGATGTATAAAAAGCGAGATGGACTGTCCTCAACATTTAAG ATTATGGAGCCAGTCTTGCAGAAGTCATCAACGAGCAAGAGTCGTTTCTTCTCTCGTCGTTCGCAAACTGAATTCTTCCGCGATTATGACGAGTTCTACATCCCGGCAGAAAGCTATGGCATCAATATGTTCCACTCGTCCCTGGCCATTTCCACTCAGCGCGGCATTGAGATTCTCACACTTGATAAGAAACAGACTTGGTCTGTTCCTGATTTCCGCTCAGAGGCGCCAGAAGCGCAAGCACAGCTCACCAGTATCGCCGCCCGTATTACGAATCTTCGTCCACTGGGTATGTTCCGTCTCAGTGACAGCGAGTTCTTGGTTGTGTACGCTGAGTGCGCGGTTTACGTGAATAAACATGGAGACGTGTCACGTAGTGTGGTCATGGAGTTTGTCGGACGTGCCCATACGGCCTGTCTCTACGGCAAGTTCTTGATACTGTTCAACGAGGACTTTGTCGAGGTGCGCAATGCAATGAATGGTCGATTGCGCCAGGTCATCCCGGGACATGGCGTCGTTTGTCTTGATGATGGCAGCAGCATGCCAGGGTCCGGAGCTAATAGTATTCCCACCACAACAGGTGGCACAGTGAATCTGTCCAGTGGATTGTCCAACGGCGTTGCCCTGGCAAACAACGGCCGTACAGTCAAGATCTGCATGCAGCATCCCGAGTACGAACGGAACCAGATTATTCTCGAGTTAATTGAGAATGAAGGACAAAAGGACTAG
- a CDS encoding putative alcohol dehydrogenase (Zn-dependent alcohol dehydrogenase), translating to MSPSIPKTMWAAQITEFNKPYTISTVNVPPLRPNELLVKIHAAGFCHSDIQVLRGELNSPLPLIPSHEPVGTVVQVGKESALNWKVGDRVGILNFKNACGNCAGCRGSRKRYGKLDPRFCDHRETGGFKNDGCFAAYMVADSATTILLPDSVSFEQGAPLLCAGATAWGAINKARPFLRTGDMIGVVGIGGLGQLGVQFAKALGYRTVAIDNRDASLQLTDDMPPELRPDFIINSTHDYASEKILERTGGEGLAAVINCADSIAVNAWSLGLLRIGGVAVLLGLPPEQWRFDTHPIVFCELVLRGSYVASRGEVEEMMAIVDQHGVRSQLTVVTKDDILRVPEMYLSRSFRGRLVVKFD from the exons ATGTCGCCGTCCATTCCCAAGACGATGTGGGCAGCCCAAATCACCGAA TTCAACAAACCCTACACCATCTCAACGGTCAATGTTCCCCCGCTCCGTCCCAACGAGCTCCTTGTGAAAATACACGCCGCAGGATTCTGTCATTCGGATATACAAGTGCTGCGCGGGGAACTCAACAGCCCGCTGCCCTTGATTCCATCCCATGAGCCGGTAGGCACAGTCGTGCAAGTAGGGAAGGAATCCGCCTTAAACTGGAAAGTCGGCGATCGCGTTGGTATATTAAATTTCAAGAATGCGTGCGGTAACTGTGCAGGATGCAGAGGGTCTCGAAAAAGGTATGGAAAGTTGGACCCGCGGTTTTGCGATCACAGAGAGACAGGAGGCTTCAAGAACGATGGCTGTTTTGCTGCTTATATGGTTGCCGACTCGGCGACAACAATACTTCTCCCTGACTCTGTGTCCTTTGAACAAGGAGCGCCACTATTATGTGCGGGG GCCACCGCTTGGGGAGCGATCAACAAGGCGCGACCGTTTCTCCGGACAGGTGATATGATCGGTGTGGTTGGGATCGGGGGGCTCGGACAGCTGGGTGTACAGTTTGCTAAAGCTCTGGGATACCGAACTGTGGCTATCGATAACCGAGATGCGAGTCTACAGCTTACGGACGACATGCCCCCTGAGCTTCGACCGGATTTCATCATAAACTCTACACATGACTATGCAAGTGAGAAAATTCTGGAGCGAACTGGTGGTGAAGGGCTGGCCGCGGTGATCAATTGCGCAGATTCGATTGCCGTCAACGCTTGGAGTTTGGGGTTACTGCGCATTGGCGGCGTAGCGGTTCTTCTAGGTCTACCACCGGAACAGTGGCGATTTGATACTCACCCCATTGTCTTTTGTGAGTTGGTTTTACGAGGAAGTTATGTTGCCAGTCGAGGAGAGGTTGAGGAGATGATGGCAATCGTGGATCAACACGGAGTTCGGTCTCAGTTAACGGTGGTGACGAAAGACGATATCCTGCGGGTCCCCGAGATGTATTTGTCCAGATCGTTTCGCGGGCGTTTAGTTGTGAAGTTTGATTAA